A genomic region of Salinibacter pepae contains the following coding sequences:
- a CDS encoding N-acetylornithine carbamoyltransferase — protein sequence MPTSPPSTTSSSSSTDGLQHILRVDAVSDATWDALRHTAVRHRHDDTLHAGAASGSSLGLVFMNPSLRTRTSMEGAAAHLGARHTTLVPGNGSWALEWEPGAVMDGAAAEHAKDAIGVLSRYHDALGVRVFASGTDYGADAQDALIHAIAEHATVPVINLESAWAHPCQGLADAALLTERYGDALADKTFVLSWAPHPKPLPMAVPNTALRTAARCGMDVTVARPDTHALDPGVMAEAEALAETQGGSVSATSDQAAAAEGADVVYAKSWGGPLVYENPEAESEARAARSDWRITADLMARTRNGAFLHCLPVRRNVVVDDAVLDGPHAAHLDQAEYRLHAQKALLQYVWTL from the coding sequence ATGCCAACGTCACCGCCCTCCACAACCTCGTCCTCCTCCAGCACGGACGGCCTGCAGCACATCCTCCGCGTCGACGCGGTTTCGGACGCCACCTGGGACGCGCTCCGTCACACCGCCGTGCGGCATCGACACGACGACACCCTGCACGCCGGGGCCGCGTCGGGCTCGTCGCTCGGGCTCGTCTTCATGAACCCCTCGCTCCGCACCCGCACCTCGATGGAGGGCGCCGCCGCGCACCTGGGCGCCCGCCACACGACCCTGGTGCCGGGCAACGGCAGCTGGGCGCTCGAATGGGAGCCGGGCGCCGTGATGGACGGCGCGGCGGCCGAGCACGCGAAGGACGCGATCGGCGTGCTATCGCGCTACCACGACGCCCTGGGCGTCCGCGTCTTCGCGTCCGGCACCGATTACGGCGCCGACGCGCAGGACGCGCTCATTCACGCCATTGCGGAGCACGCCACCGTGCCGGTCATCAACCTGGAGTCCGCCTGGGCGCATCCGTGTCAGGGCCTCGCCGACGCGGCCCTGCTCACCGAGCGGTACGGGGACGCCCTTGCGGACAAAACCTTCGTCCTCTCGTGGGCGCCGCACCCGAAGCCCCTGCCGATGGCCGTGCCGAACACGGCGCTCCGCACGGCGGCCCGCTGCGGGATGGACGTGACCGTGGCCCGCCCCGACACGCACGCCCTCGACCCGGGGGTGATGGCCGAGGCGGAGGCGCTGGCCGAGACGCAGGGCGGATCGGTCTCGGCGACGAGCGACCAGGCGGCCGCGGCGGAAGGGGCCGACGTGGTCTACGCCAAGTCGTGGGGCGGCCCGCTCGTGTACGAGAACCCGGAGGCCGAGTCCGAGGCCCGGGCGGCCCGTTCCGACTGGCGCATCACCGCGGACCTGATGGCACGCACCCGAAACGGCGCGTTCCTGCACTGCCTCCCCGTCCGCCGTAACGTGGTGGTGGACGACGCGGTGCTCGATGGGCCCCACGCCGCCCACCTCGATCAGGCCGAATACCGCCTCCACGCGCAGAAGGCGCTTCTCCAGTACGTGTGGACCCTCTGA
- the argB gene encoding acetylglutamate kinase gives MTSKTKAPTVIKVSGSLLDEPNALADLWPGVQALHEDAPVVLVHGGGTQMTALADRLGHTPERVQGRRITTDLDLKIAQWAMRGSLNTTLVSEAQQHDLTAVGVSGADAALVQVSKRPAWDVDGRTVDFGWVGDIEHVDPSLLEGLMARSLVPVVAPLGIDDEGQVYNVNADTVARALAEALTADPLLYVTEAGAVRRDAENPASRLATCPPGTARQGIAEGWIAGGMRVKVETALDALDGSVGAVYICGPSDLLSRSQATEVVPEA, from the coding sequence ATGACCAGTAAGACGAAAGCGCCGACGGTAATCAAGGTCAGCGGATCGCTCCTCGACGAGCCGAACGCACTGGCCGACCTCTGGCCCGGCGTCCAGGCGCTGCACGAGGACGCCCCGGTGGTCCTCGTCCACGGTGGCGGCACGCAGATGACGGCCCTCGCGGATCGGCTCGGCCACACGCCGGAGCGGGTCCAGGGCCGTCGCATCACGACCGACCTCGACCTCAAGATCGCGCAGTGGGCCATGCGGGGCTCGCTCAACACGACCCTCGTGTCGGAGGCCCAGCAGCACGACCTCACCGCGGTGGGGGTGTCGGGGGCCGACGCCGCCCTGGTCCAGGTGTCCAAACGCCCGGCGTGGGACGTCGACGGGCGGACCGTCGACTTCGGATGGGTCGGCGACATCGAGCACGTCGACCCCTCCCTTCTGGAGGGATTGATGGCCCGGTCGCTGGTGCCCGTCGTGGCCCCCCTCGGCATTGACGACGAGGGGCAGGTCTACAACGTGAACGCCGACACGGTTGCCCGTGCGCTGGCCGAGGCCCTCACGGCCGACCCGTTGCTCTACGTCACCGAGGCGGGGGCCGTGCGCCGGGACGCCGAGAATCCCGCGTCCCGCCTGGCCACCTGTCCCCCGGGCACCGCCCGGCAGGGAATCGCGGAGGGGTGGATCGCAGGCGGCATGCGCGTCAAGGTCGAAACGGCGCTCGACGCCCTCGACGGTTCCGTTGGCGCAGTGTATATCTGCGGCCCGAGCGACCTCCTGTCTCGGTCGCAGGCCACGGAGGTCGTACCGGAGGCGTGA
- a CDS encoding M20/M25/M40 family metallo-hydrolase: MALSSTNTAAVDFLKALVRIPSLTGEEAAIAGFVEQHVRRAGVDVLRHEDNVAFGIGEGDDTLLLNSHLDVVPPSDDHPYDPFEPVETDGVLYGRGAVDAKASGAAMTTALLSLAADGWAPNGRLLVGLTTHEESGGTKNGLQDLRPNLPSLSAAVVGEPTTLRPCVAQKGLLILKIHARGTAAHAGRSHLGDNAIPAAMTAIQQLEDLSLDRADPHLGAPTATVTTIEGGEAHNVVPEHCVFTVDLRTTPAYTHDEIAGLVSEAVDADLEVYSDRLVPCATPEDARIVRAARAARPDAEPFGSPTSSDWVFLHDVPTVKMGPGPSNRSHTAEERIDVDEVKRAVTVYRDLIRAYFSRAA; this comes from the coding sequence ATGGCACTTTCTTCGACGAACACAGCCGCCGTCGACTTCCTCAAGGCCCTCGTTCGCATCCCCTCCCTCACGGGCGAGGAGGCGGCGATCGCCGGCTTCGTAGAGCAGCACGTCCGCCGCGCCGGGGTCGATGTGCTCCGGCACGAGGACAACGTGGCGTTTGGGATCGGCGAGGGCGACGACACGCTGCTCCTCAACTCGCACCTCGACGTCGTGCCGCCCTCCGACGACCATCCGTACGACCCGTTCGAGCCGGTCGAGACAGACGGCGTCCTCTACGGCCGGGGCGCCGTGGACGCGAAGGCCAGCGGCGCCGCGATGACGACGGCGCTGCTCTCCCTGGCGGCGGACGGCTGGGCCCCGAATGGCCGGCTCCTGGTCGGCCTCACGACCCACGAGGAGTCCGGGGGCACGAAGAACGGGCTGCAGGACCTTCGCCCCAACCTTCCGTCCCTGTCCGCCGCCGTTGTCGGGGAGCCCACCACGCTCCGCCCCTGCGTCGCCCAGAAGGGCCTTCTCATCCTGAAGATCCACGCCCGGGGGACGGCCGCACACGCCGGACGGTCGCACCTCGGCGACAATGCGATCCCCGCGGCGATGACGGCGATTCAACAGCTCGAGGATCTTTCCCTCGACCGGGCGGACCCGCACCTCGGTGCGCCGACCGCAACCGTCACCACCATCGAGGGGGGCGAGGCGCACAACGTGGTGCCCGAGCACTGCGTCTTCACCGTTGACCTCCGCACCACGCCCGCCTACACGCACGACGAGATTGCGGGGCTGGTGTCCGAAGCGGTAGACGCGGACTTGGAGGTCTACAGCGACCGCCTCGTGCCCTGCGCCACGCCCGAGGACGCGCGGATCGTCCGGGCCGCCCGGGCCGCCCGCCCCGACGCCGAGCCCTTCGGCTCCCCGACCTCCTCGGATTGGGTCTTCCTCCACGATGTGCCCACCGTCAAGATGGGACCGGGCCCGAGCAACCGCTCCCACACCGCCGAAGAGCGGATCGACGTGGACGAGGTGAAGCGGGCCGTCACCGTCTATCGGGACCTAATCCGGGCCTACTTTTCGCGGGCCGCGTAG
- the argH gene encoding argininosuccinate lyase: MTAPLWQKDATPATDDWAHRFTVGDDYEWDRLLLPYDVRASRAHAWGLRQIDVLSETEWTRIGDALDALLDAFEAGDVTVTPEDEDCHTVIERFVTERAGAAGEKLHTGRSRNDQVLAALRLYLRDALAAIGGRAAALADALCDLATRHPDVLMPGYTHLQRAMPSTAALWALGYAETLAGDLDALRHARRRINVSPLGSAAGYGVPVIDLPREAVADRLGFRAVQTHATAVQLSRGKHALAVGHACTQVGATCNRLASDLVLFATAEFDFVDLPPEHCTGSSIMPQKQNPDVLELARAYHHRLAAQMQSLATGPSNLPGGYHRDLQLTKAAVLRSVEMTSDVLTALAEVVRGVTFNPDRTRAACAPDILATQRALEQVAEGVPFRSAYQQAADAEPGPVDPGAVLDAYETDGTPGQERPDRVRSRLDAHGDWVVTP; this comes from the coding sequence ATGACTGCCCCTCTCTGGCAAAAAGACGCCACGCCCGCGACCGACGACTGGGCCCACCGCTTCACGGTCGGGGACGACTACGAATGGGACCGCCTGCTGCTGCCCTACGACGTGCGGGCGAGCCGCGCCCACGCCTGGGGCCTCCGCCAGATCGACGTGCTTTCGGAAACGGAGTGGACGCGGATCGGCGACGCCCTAGACGCCCTGCTCGACGCGTTTGAGGCGGGCGACGTGACCGTGACGCCCGAGGACGAAGACTGCCACACCGTGATCGAGCGGTTCGTGACCGAGCGCGCCGGGGCGGCCGGCGAAAAGCTGCACACGGGGCGCTCCCGCAACGACCAGGTGCTCGCGGCGCTCCGGCTCTACCTCCGCGACGCCCTCGCCGCGATCGGGGGCCGGGCCGCCGCCCTCGCCGACGCGCTGTGCGATCTCGCGACCCGACACCCGGACGTTCTCATGCCGGGCTACACCCACCTGCAGCGGGCCATGCCGTCCACCGCCGCCCTCTGGGCCCTGGGGTACGCGGAGACGCTGGCGGGCGACCTCGATGCCCTCCGCCATGCCCGCCGCCGGATTAACGTGTCCCCCCTCGGCAGCGCCGCGGGCTACGGCGTGCCCGTGATCGACCTGCCGCGCGAGGCCGTGGCCGACCGCCTCGGCTTCCGCGCCGTGCAGACCCACGCCACGGCCGTGCAGCTGAGCCGGGGCAAGCATGCACTCGCCGTGGGCCACGCCTGCACGCAGGTCGGTGCCACCTGCAACCGCCTCGCGTCCGACCTCGTCCTCTTCGCCACCGCCGAGTTCGACTTCGTGGACCTACCGCCGGAGCACTGCACCGGCAGCAGCATCATGCCGCAGAAGCAGAACCCGGACGTGCTGGAGCTGGCGCGGGCCTACCACCACCGCCTCGCCGCCCAGATGCAATCCCTCGCCACCGGCCCGTCGAACCTGCCGGGCGGCTACCACCGCGACCTCCAGCTCACGAAAGCGGCGGTCCTGCGCAGCGTGGAGATGACATCCGATGTCCTCACCGCGCTCGCCGAAGTGGTGCGGGGCGTCACGTTCAATCCCGACCGGACGCGGGCCGCGTGTGCCCCCGACATTCTCGCCACCCAGCGGGCGCTGGAGCAGGTCGCCGAGGGCGTGCCCTTCCGCTCTGCCTACCAGCAGGCCGCGGATGCGGAGCCGGGCCCTGTCGATCCCGGTGCCGTTCTCGACGC